The DNA region GACGTGGCCTGCAGCTTTTCCCAGGCGACACTTGCCCTGGCCGTTGCACTGCCGCCTGGCTCCTCAAGGCCGGAGCGGGCAGCTCGCTGGAGCAGCTCTTGTGCGCGAGCCAGCGCTGGCAGAGATGGAGGGACACCGCTTAGCATGCCAGGGCGCGGTGCCGGTTTGCCAGCGGCCGTTCGGGCTTGGCGCTTTTCTTCGCTCTTGATGCGCTCCCAGTTGACCAGCACATCGCGGGCCCCTGACACCGTCACCTGGCCAAACACGTGGGGGTGTCTTCGCTTGAGCTTGGTCACGATGTTGCTGACCACATCGGTCATCTTGAACTCTTGCTCTTCGGTCGCGATCTGGGCATGCAGCACGATTTGCAGCAGCAGGTCGCCGAGCTCCTCTTTCAGTGCGTCGGGGTCCTCCCGGTCGAGTGCCTCCAGCACCTCGTATGCCTCCTGGAGCAGATACGGCCTCAGGGAGGTGTGGGTCTGTTCTCTATCCCACGGGCAGCCCTCTGGCGCTCGCAAGTGCGCCACTAGTTCCTCGAAACTCACCAGCCCGCCGGGCTGTGCCAGGGGCGGCACCCAGAGCGAGGTGAGGTGATCAATTTGAGTGCCGCGGTCGAGGTCGTAGAGCGGAATACGGCGCAGCGCGCCTTGCTCAGTACCGGCCGCCCGCAGCAGCGTCACCGGGTGATCATCGGGGTAGACCATCATCAGCGATAGCTTGAGCTCAGCGGCTATTTCTCGACTGTAGACCTGACCGACGAGCAAGGGCTGGTCCGGGTCAACGGCAGGAAAGTGCGCTTGGGCCAGCGTGGTCGCGTCGGCTATCTGCAGACCATCGAGCGGGTCTGCGCCAAGCTGGGTGCAGATTGGCTCGAGGAAGCTTAATCCTTCGACGATGCGCACCGGAAGGCTATTCTGGTGTGCGAGGTCGAGGATGCAGCGGACAGAGGCTTCGCCCATTCTGGGGTGGCCCGGCACCGCATAGACTACGCCTTCTGGCCTGCGGCCCAGCTCGATGACCTCCCGAGCGATGGTGGCATACACTTCTTCGAAGGTACTGCACTGCTCGTAGACGCTGTCGAACGAGTGCAGCTCTACTCGCGGGTCAAGGGCAGCGACGGTGGGATGCTGCCGCGTGCGCAGATAGACTGCCGGCGCGGACGAAAGCACCTGCTGCGCCTCAACGGT from Chloroflexi bacterium ADurb.Bin180 includes:
- the mazG gene encoding Nucleoside triphosphate pyrophosphohydrolase/pyrophosphatase MazG, which gives rise to MPPGITIVGLGPGAPGQLTVEAQQVLSSAPAVYLRTRQHPTVAALDPRVELHSFDSVYEQCSTFEEVYATIAREVIELGRRPEGVVYAVPGHPRMGEASVRCILDLAHQNSLPVRIVEGLSFLEPICTQLGADPLDGLQIADATTLAQAHFPAVDPDQPLLVGQVYSREIAAELKLSLMMVYPDDHPVTLLRAAGTEQGALRRIPLYDLDRGTQIDHLTSLWVPPLAQPGGLVSFEELVAHLRAPEGCPWDREQTHTSLRPYLLQEAYEVLEALDREDPDALKEELGDLLLQIVLHAQIATEEQEFKMTDVVSNIVTKLKRRHPHVFGQVTVSGARDVLVNWERIKSEEKRQARTAAGKPAPRPGMLSGVPPSLPALARAQELLQRAARSGLEEPGGSATARASVAWEKLQATSGAAAEEPLGDLLLALTDLSRYLQVDAESALRAAIQRLESAIARLEERLEQQGQELHDLNPAERLQLWSEAQKEAADPPHQG